From the Clostridium sp. Marseille-P299 genome, the window TTATTGCATCATAAGATACTGTTATAGCTGTATTATTACTCTTAGCTACTACCTGCTTTAAAACAACTGTATCTTTCCCCTGAAATTCTAATTTCATCGTCCCAACCTGAACGATCTTAGAGGCTGCTGCTACACCTACCGCTGGAATTTGTTGAAGAGCCATTATAAGAACTAATAACAAAGGTATAATTCTTGTGAAAATAGTTTTACTTTTCATAGTAATCCTCCTTTTTAATAATAATTTTATTTATTCGCAAATTTTTAACTTCTGTAAATTCATGGAAATCACTTATACTGTATGAATTAAATATGTCAAAATTTAGTTAATTATATTAACTATTATTAAGAACTATAAAAGTTCATAATAAAAAAACGCCCTAAGCTAAAAAGCTTAGAGCGAATGTGCCCAAAATATGCAATCTTACCTAAAATCAAAGGTCTTTATTTTACAAGATTAAGATATCATATTCATTTTTGCTTCATACAATTCTCGAAAATAATCATTCTCCGATAGTAACTCACTTAAACTACCATCTCCAATGATTTTTCCGTGTTTAAATACTAAGATACGTTTAAAATCCTGTATTGTATGGATACGATGTGCGATAGCAATCACTGTTTTATCCTCTAAAAATTCCATAACATTTTTCATTACAATATCTTCTGTTATGTTATCCATTGCCGAAGTTGCCTCATCTAAAATAACAATAGAAGGGTTCTTAAACCACAACCTTGCCAGTGCCAAACGCTGTCGCTCACCGCCAGACAAGCAAATTCCTCTCTCCCCTATCCTTGTTTCTAAACCCTCAGGCAGAGAGTGATACAATTTCATAAGATGAACTTTTTCTAATACTTCTATTATTATGGAATCTTCTATCTTATGATCAAATATAATATTTTCTCGTAATGTACCATCAAAAACAGGTGCTTCTTGTGAAATATAAGCAATGTTATCATAGTAGGTTTCTAAATTAATTTCCAATAAATTTAGATGATCCACAAAAATCTGACCTTCTTTTGGTTTTAACAATCCAAGTAAAAGTTTAATCAGTGTGGATTTACCTGAACCACTCTCTCCAACAATCGCAATCTGTTCTCCACTCTTTATTGTTAAGTTCATATTTTGCATAATCATTTTACTTTCATATGAAAATGCTACTTGATTTACCTTAATGTCTCCATTTAGCTCACTGACGAATTTTCCTGAAAACAAATTGGTATCTTCCTCTGCATTTAAAAAGTCTGCATAACGTTGAAACGCTGTTTTATCAAGTTTATATTGAACAAATAACACGTTAAATATTGCGATTGGAGTATATGCATTATCTACTAAGGTAAGTAACGCAACAATTGCTCCAATACTAATGGATTTTGTCTTCCATCCATACACAAGGATTGCAATTTTTATAAAAGTTATTAACAATGCGAAGCTTGTAAAAAAAGCTTCGTGGATCATCTTCATCTTGACTTTGGAATTCACTATCTCATTCTTTGCATTGTTTGCTTTCTTAATTTCGTATTGAAAACGATTATTTAAACGAAATACCACCAATTCCATAAATCCACGTACTAAAAAGTGATTCAGCTTTTCTTCATTTAAAAGAATATGCTCTTTGATCTGATACAATAGCCTTAAGAGAATATTAGTAATTAAAAAGACTAACACATAGCCGCAAAGTATAACTAACATAATCCTTTTGTCTATTTCATAAATAAAAAACATACTAAATAAAATCGAAGGAATTAATTCACGAACCAAGCAAAATGCATAATCAAATAATATACTTTTCCCAGCCTCTGCACCATTTTCAATCTTTTGCACAAGTTTTCCTGTTCCTAGCAATTGATAAGCTTCATATGCAATTCTTTGCATCTTTGAAAGAGCCTTTAACTTAAAATCGAGATAAATATCAGTCTCAAGTTTACGGCTTGGATATTCATCTAGATAATTAATAATGCATAAAGTTAGTATAATGACTGCATAGATTATAATGGTGCCAATTTTTAATGAACCTTTGGTAAAACGATCGATTACTACCTGAAAAAATTTTGCTTGTATATTCGTTAAAAATGCGATTGAAATTCCACTTATTATATATAAAAAAACTAACGTTCTATTTTTCTTTACTATTTCCTTCAAATAAATCATTCCTGTACTCCTTATCTTTTTTAAATAAAATTTAGCAACTCAAAGTATATAGCTTGTGCTAATAGAATAAAAAGTTCAGTACAGTCATGACTGTTAGCAAATCTATTTATTAACCTCAGTACAATCTGCTAACAGATTACATAAACTGTACTGAGTATTTAATTCGTTTTATTCTCAAAATGAGTTCACATCCTTATCAATGATGTGTTAAATTATAACATTTTTTATAAAATCAATCTACTCCTTAATTGAAAATCTTAAATACCATTTTTGAAAACAAACTTAAATGCAACCAGTTAGAAATGCGATTGCAGAAGTGGCAGTGCTGTACCTCCTTAGTGGAACGGCTTTAAAATATTAGGACAAAGCATTTATGCTTTTATTTTCTATCATCAAAAAAACACCCTATAAAATAAACACAAAATATGTTTACTTCACAGGGCATCTTTCCAAACTTTATTATAATTTAAATATTCTCATAGCAATGTTAAAATACACTAACACCGAACATGTATCAACAAGTGTAGTAATCAATGGAGCTGCCATAATTGCTGGGTCCACTTTACATTTTTTAGCTATCATAGGTAGCATACAGCCAATACATTTTGACAAAATTACTGTACCAATTAATGATAAAGAAATTGTTAAAGCAAGTAAGGGATCATGGTACATTAGCAAGATACGTAAGCCATTCACTGCTGATAAAATTACACTTACAATTAATGCAATTCGAAATTCTTTAAACAAAGCTTTAAAGAAATCAGAAAAGTGAATTTCATCCAAAGCTAGACCACGAATGATCATCGTTGAAGTTTGCGCTCCACAATTTCCACCAGTATCCATTAACATAGGGATAAAGGAAACCAATAACGGAATGGTTGCAAATGCATTCTCATATTCTGTTATAATAGCTCCTGTTAAAGTTGCTGATAACATTAATAACAGCAACCAAAGAATACGGTTTTTAGCATGCTTTAAAACGGAAGTATTAAAGTAGGATTCTTCACTTGGTACTACCGCTGCCATTTTAGTGATATCCTCAGTCGTTTCTTCTTGTAGAACATCCATGGCATCATCAATTGTAACAATTCCTACTAAATATTGTTCTTGATCGACCACTGGAATAGCAAGGAAATCATACTTATCAAACATCTTTACAACAGTTTCTCTATCTTCATGAGTATTAAGAAAAATAACGTTGGTTTCCATAATTTCATCGATTGTCTGATTTAAATCACTAAGAAGCATATCCTTTACAGATACGATTCCAATTAATTTTCGATGTTCTGTTACATAACAAGTATAAATAGTTTCCTTATCAACACCAACTTTACGAATACGATCAAGGGCTTCCTTAACGGTTAAATCTTTTCTAAGGTTAACATACTCTGTTGTCATTAAACTTCCCGCACTATCGTTGGGATAATCAAGAATTGTATTAATGCTCTCCCTTGTCTTTGGATCACTAATTTGTAGAATTCGTGTTACCACGTTTGCAGGCATTTCCTTAATAATATCTACCGTATCATCTACATATAACTCTTCCATAACATCACGTAATTCTTTTTCAGTAAATGCCTCAATTAAGATTCTTTGTAATTCTGAATCCATATATGCAAAGGTCTCTGCTGCCTTATCTTTAGTTAATAATCGAAATAATAAAACAAGTTCTTTTTCTGAGAATTCTTCAAAAAGAAGCGCTAAATCCGCAGGATTTGCAATTTCAAAAATGCTTTTTATAGCAGTAAATTCTTTATTAATTAGTAAAGTTAAAATAATTTCTTTATTCATTTAATATTCCTGCCTCTCCATTTTAATTGTACATAACGAAAAATGGGTAAGACTTGATTTTAACATTTAAATAATGTTTCATTATTTTACTTACCTCCTATTTTCATTTTATAACAATGTAAATCATCTAACTTTATTTGAAATAATTTTCTTAATAATAGTTAACTAAAAATTGTTACAAATTGTAGGAAGCAACGATTTACTGCATGCAAATAAAAAGATAGAAATTAGATTCAATGCGCCAGCTCCTAGGATTTCTTCCTTTTCCTATAATACAGCCCATAATTGCTCGTATTATCATTTTTTGCACAATATAGCAGATATATGCATTCCTACATATTTTATTCATGCTTCGCCAACTATCGTCAGAATCCAATTCCTATCACCTCACTATCATCCTTGCATTTTATATCCTTATAGGTATCCTTTACCATATGTAATCGTAGCATACTCTTTTCTTTCGCATACGTTCATGCATAGGCTGCGTTTTCTATTTTTTAAAGTCCAAATTCTTATAAAATAAAAAAAACCACGTCATAGCCGAACCGATGACGTGGTTATAATACCTAAATAAATAATATAAATATAATAATTTTATCACCGTTCAAGCTTTAGTTTCGCAGGGCACGATGAAATCATCTTGTAATTGCATTAGATTATGCCTTATTGTCGACATAGCCTGCTAACCAACTCATAGTGTCTCCACTACTCTGCGGCAGCAATCCTTATCCCTGTGGTAACCTTACCTACCGGACATATTAAGTTATTTTTACTGTATACTTATTTCTCCTATTTGTCAACCTTGAATATTTGGTAGCAAAGAAGAGGGCCCCCCTCAAGTAATTTTATTACTTTGAGAACACCCTCTTTCGTTGAAACTCTTATTAATCCATTAAGGCAAATAAGCGGCTGCAGAACCATAAAACATATTCGCGTGTAAAGTGAAGGAACAGGATACCTGTAACCAACATAAAAGGATACCTGCAATAATACCAGGAACATAAGGATTGTTACACTTCTTGAACAACCTTCGAATCAGTATCACCGCAATAGGGAATACCGGAATTGCATTAATGGTATAAGTGTAGGTGTAAGTCGAACCGAAAATAAAAGGCTTTACGCCACTTTTCGCGTAGAGATAGTAACCTACAAAGGTGATCACTAGTGCAGGAATGGTATTCATTACAGCAAAGAATAAATCATTAACCCACTCTGGCTCATTAGCAATCTTACAATGGTATGCGCTGTTGAGCGCTATGGATACTGCCAATCCGAATATTAAGTACATTGGCAAGTAAACAAAGAATACGCCAAGGTTTTCAAGAGGAATGTTTTTAAGTCCCCACAAATAATAGTGATA encodes:
- a CDS encoding ABC transporter ATP-binding protein, whose product is MIYLKEIVKKNRTLVFLYIISGISIAFLTNIQAKFFQVVIDRFTKGSLKIGTIIIYAVIILTLCIINYLDEYPSRKLETDIYLDFKLKALSKMQRIAYEAYQLLGTGKLVQKIENGAEAGKSILFDYAFCLVRELIPSILFSMFFIYEIDKRIMLVILCGYVLVFLITNILLRLLYQIKEHILLNEEKLNHFLVRGFMELVVFRLNNRFQYEIKKANNAKNEIVNSKVKMKMIHEAFFTSFALLITFIKIAILVYGWKTKSISIGAIVALLTLVDNAYTPIAIFNVLFVQYKLDKTAFQRYADFLNAEEDTNLFSGKFVSELNGDIKVNQVAFSYESKMIMQNMNLTIKSGEQIAIVGESGSGKSTLIKLLLGLLKPKEGQIFVDHLNLLEINLETYYDNIAYISQEAPVFDGTLRENIIFDHKIEDSIIIEVLEKVHLMKLYHSLPEGLETRIGERGICLSGGERQRLALARLWFKNPSIVILDEATSAMDNITEDIVMKNVMEFLEDKTVIAIAHRIHTIQDFKRILVFKHGKIIGDGSLSELLSENDYFRELYEAKMNMIS
- the mgtE gene encoding magnesium transporter encodes the protein MNKEIILTLLINKEFTAIKSIFEIANPADLALLFEEFSEKELVLLFRLLTKDKAAETFAYMDSELQRILIEAFTEKELRDVMEELYVDDTVDIIKEMPANVVTRILQISDPKTRESINTILDYPNDSAGSLMTTEYVNLRKDLTVKEALDRIRKVGVDKETIYTCYVTEHRKLIGIVSVKDMLLSDLNQTIDEIMETNVIFLNTHEDRETVVKMFDKYDFLAIPVVDQEQYLVGIVTIDDAMDVLQEETTEDITKMAAVVPSEESYFNTSVLKHAKNRILWLLLLMLSATLTGAIITEYENAFATIPLLVSFIPMLMDTGGNCGAQTSTMIIRGLALDEIHFSDFFKALFKEFRIALIVSVILSAVNGLRILLMYHDPLLALTISLSLIGTVILSKCIGCMLPMIAKKCKVDPAIMAAPLITTLVDTCSVLVYFNIAMRIFKL